In a single window of the Acyrthosiphon pisum isolate AL4f chromosome X, pea_aphid_22Mar2018_4r6ur, whole genome shotgun sequence genome:
- the LOC100163416 gene encoding protein-L-isoaspartate O-methyltransferase domain-containing protein 1-like isoform X2: MGQFESTNRTYNSNDELINALIKRECIHSINVEKVLRSVDRALYYTNDNEEDPYGDVDWQLGDVYLYSPSDYATVLECLDLHNGHKFLNIGSGIGYFSTLAGLLLGVNGVNHGIEINGSLIDIAYQKLEVFKRNSAAIDYFEFCEPVFIKGNACELMPVGYYDRVYCGADVQLEIGGVLVMPLKSVLVKVTRNSEHSWTKFHFTNVSMPDLVVAEKSSSINVSKFPTVEPLSLQELCRSYIRASIRNCLNESQPGLQMLTICKPKPNKSYDQKWFDDTKSEIIRLQNYLNEIRVLREETSDLDSTSEDEVIEEDNNGDDVDVEEKNTSEQCDKSLPNEVMNDYDTDDEIAEEFIKYRFLSNRKENELSKLLKIKINLLPVPAKLKVFLNYNRDD; the protein is encoded by the exons atgggtCAATTTGAAAGTACAAATCGCACCTACAACAGCAATGATGAGCTTATTAATGCATTAATTAAGAGAGAGTGTATACACTCAATTAATGTGGAAAAAGTGTTAAGAAGTGTCGATCGAGCATTGTATTATACCAATGATAATGAAGAAGACCCCTACGGAGACGTGGATTGGCAATTGGGAGATGTTTATCTGTATTCACCAAGTGATTATGCTACTGTTTTAGAATGTTTGGATCTCCACAATGGTCATAAGTTTTTAAACATTGGTTCTGGAATAGGGTATTTTAGTACTTTAGCCGGTCTTTTATTGG GTGTTAATGGAGTTAATCATGGCATTGAAATTAATGGTTCCTTGATAGATATTGCATATCAAAAGTTGGaagtatttaaaagaaattctgcagcaattgattattttgaattttgtgaaCCAGTATTCATcaaag gAAATGCATGTGAACTGATGCCAGTGGGTTACTATGATAGAGTCTATTGTGGAGCTGATGTACAACTAGAG ATTGGTGGTGTATTAGTTATGCCATTGAAAAGTGTCCTTGTAAAAGTAACGAGGAACAGTGAACACTCGTGGACCAAATTTCATTTCACTAACGTATCGATGCCAGATCTTGTTGTGGCAGAAAAAAGTAGTAGTATAAATGTTTCAAAGTTTC CTACTGTTGAACCATTGAGTTTACAAGAGTTATGCAGATCATACATTCGTGCATCTATACGAAATTGCTTGAATGAAAGTCAACCTGGCTTGCAAATGCTCACTATATGTAAACCAAAACCAAATAAAAGTTATGATCAAAAATGGTTTGATGACACTAAAAGTGAAATTATTCGTTTACAAAACTATCTAAATGAGATTAGGGTTTTGAGAGAGGAAACATCAGATCTGGATTCAACTTCTGAGGATGAGGTCATTGAAGAAGATAACAATGGCGATGATGTTGatgttgaagaaaaaaatacaagtgaACAGTGTGATAAAAGTTTACCTAATGAAGTAATGAACGATTACGATACTGATGATGAAATTGCTgaggaatttataaaatatcgttttcTGAGCAATCGCAAAGAAAATGAGTTGAGTAAACTTCTgaagattaaaattaatctgTTACCTGTACCAGCTAAGCTCAAAGTGTTTCTCAACTATAATAGAgatgattaa
- the LOC100163416 gene encoding protein-L-isoaspartate O-methyltransferase domain-containing protein 1-like isoform X1 — protein sequence MGQFESTNRTYNSNDELINALIKRECIHSINVEKVLRSVDRALYYTNDNEEDPYGDVDWQLGDVYLYSPSDYATVLECLDLHNGHKFLNIGSGIGYFSTLAGLLLGVNGVNHGIEINGSLIDIAYQKLEVFKRNSAAIDYFEFCEPVFIKGNACELMPVGYYDRVYCGADVQLEVSSFMEALIKIGGVLVMPLKSVLVKVTRNSEHSWTKFHFTNVSMPDLVVAEKSSSINVSKFPTVEPLSLQELCRSYIRASIRNCLNESQPGLQMLTICKPKPNKSYDQKWFDDTKSEIIRLQNYLNEIRVLREETSDLDSTSEDEVIEEDNNGDDVDVEEKNTSEQCDKSLPNEVMNDYDTDDEIAEEFIKYRFLSNRKENELSKLLKIKINLLPVPAKLKVFLNYNRDD from the exons atgggtCAATTTGAAAGTACAAATCGCACCTACAACAGCAATGATGAGCTTATTAATGCATTAATTAAGAGAGAGTGTATACACTCAATTAATGTGGAAAAAGTGTTAAGAAGTGTCGATCGAGCATTGTATTATACCAATGATAATGAAGAAGACCCCTACGGAGACGTGGATTGGCAATTGGGAGATGTTTATCTGTATTCACCAAGTGATTATGCTACTGTTTTAGAATGTTTGGATCTCCACAATGGTCATAAGTTTTTAAACATTGGTTCTGGAATAGGGTATTTTAGTACTTTAGCCGGTCTTTTATTGG GTGTTAATGGAGTTAATCATGGCATTGAAATTAATGGTTCCTTGATAGATATTGCATATCAAAAGTTGGaagtatttaaaagaaattctgcagcaattgattattttgaattttgtgaaCCAGTATTCATcaaag gAAATGCATGTGAACTGATGCCAGTGGGTTACTATGATAGAGTCTATTGTGGAGCTGATGTACAACTAGAGGTATCTTCATTTATGGAGGCTCTCATTAAA ATTGGTGGTGTATTAGTTATGCCATTGAAAAGTGTCCTTGTAAAAGTAACGAGGAACAGTGAACACTCGTGGACCAAATTTCATTTCACTAACGTATCGATGCCAGATCTTGTTGTGGCAGAAAAAAGTAGTAGTATAAATGTTTCAAAGTTTC CTACTGTTGAACCATTGAGTTTACAAGAGTTATGCAGATCATACATTCGTGCATCTATACGAAATTGCTTGAATGAAAGTCAACCTGGCTTGCAAATGCTCACTATATGTAAACCAAAACCAAATAAAAGTTATGATCAAAAATGGTTTGATGACACTAAAAGTGAAATTATTCGTTTACAAAACTATCTAAATGAGATTAGGGTTTTGAGAGAGGAAACATCAGATCTGGATTCAACTTCTGAGGATGAGGTCATTGAAGAAGATAACAATGGCGATGATGTTGatgttgaagaaaaaaatacaagtgaACAGTGTGATAAAAGTTTACCTAATGAAGTAATGAACGATTACGATACTGATGATGAAATTGCTgaggaatttataaaatatcgttttcTGAGCAATCGCAAAGAAAATGAGTTGAGTAAACTTCTgaagattaaaattaatctgTTACCTGTACCAGCTAAGCTCAAAGTGTTTCTCAACTATAATAGAgatgattaa
- the LOC103310032 gene encoding uncharacterized protein DDB_G0285917-like has translation MAEYLSLDDVDNNNNDVDYNNNNDVDYNNNDDVDYNNDDDVDYNNNDVDHNNNDVDYNNNIVDVFDPDTEIESDSEPEREVICAVDESEPETGSDSEPEEDIDAESPATRERLYYIRMVRLGYRIGRLDTRRNGTRASSEPPNHQQNKRRRLE, from the coding sequence ATGGCAGAATACTTGAGTTTGGATGACGttgacaacaacaacaacgacgtCGACTACAATAACAACAACGACGTCGACTACAATAACAACGACGACGTCGACtacaacaacgacgacgacgtcgactACAATAACAACGACGTCGACCACAATAACAACGACGTCGACTACAACAACAACATCGTCGACGTATTCGACCCGGATACGGAAATTGAAAGCGACTCGGAGCCGGAACGAGAAGTTATCTGCGCCGTCGATGAATCTGAACCGGAAACGGGAAGCGATTCGGAACCGGAAGAAGACATCGACGCCGAATCACCCGCGACGCGGGaacggttatattatatcagaatGGTACGATTAGGATATAGGATTGGTAGACTAGACACTCGTCGAAACGGAACCAGAGCCAGCTCGGAACCACCAAACCATCAACAGAACAAACGACGACGACTGGAATAA